A stretch of the Gossypium hirsutum isolate 1008001.06 chromosome D07, Gossypium_hirsutum_v2.1, whole genome shotgun sequence genome encodes the following:
- the LOC107904823 gene encoding ribonucleoside-diphosphate reductase small chain encodes MSSIQEEPLLASNPDRFCMFPIQYPQIWEMYKKAEASFWTAEEVDLSSDLPHWQNLNADERHFISHVLAFFAASDGIVLENLAVRFMKEVQIAEARAFYGFQIAIENIHSEMYSLLLETYIKDSTEKNRLFHATETVPCVAKKADWALKWIDGGEAFAERLIAFACVEGIFFSGSFCAIFWLKKRGLMPGLTFSNELISRDEGLHCDFACLLYSLLKSKLSEERVKGIVRDAVDIEREFVCDALPCALVGMNGELMSQYIEFVADRLLGALGYGKMYNAANPFDWMELISLQGKTNFFEKRVGEYQKAAVMSSLNGNGKTHEFKMDEDF; translated from the coding sequence ATGTCTTCGATTCAAGAAGAGCCGTTGCTAGCCTCCAACCCGGACCGCTTCTGCATGTTCCCAATCCAATACCCACAGATATGGGAAATGTACAAGAAAGCCGAAGCCTCTTTTTGGACTGCCGAGGAAGTTGATCTCTCTTCCGATCTTCCACACTGGCAAAATCTTAACGCCGACGAACGCCACTTCATCAGTCATGTCCTTGCCTTCTTCGCCGCATCCGATGGCATCGTTCTAGAAAATCTCGCTGTTCGCTTCATGAAAGAGGTCCAAATCGCGGAGGCGCGTGCATTTTATGGATTCCAAATCGCCATCGAGAATATCCACTCTGAGATGTATAGTCTCCTCCTCGAAACTTATATTAAAGATTCCACCGAAAAAAACCGCCTCTTCCACGCTACTGAAACGGTGCCGTGCGTGGCTAAAAAAGCCGATTGGGCTTTGAAATGGATCGACGGCGGCGAAGCTTTTGCCGAACGGTTAATCGCTTTCGCTTGCGTAGAAGGCATATTTTTCTCCGGCAGTTTCTGTGCGATATTTTGGTTAAAAAAGCGCGGGTTAATGCCTGGATTAACTTTCTCAAACGAGTTGATCTCTCGAGATGAAGGTCTCCATTGCGACTTTGCTTGCTTGCTGTACTCTCTCCTCAAGTCAAAGCTAAGTGAAGAGCGCGTGAAGGGAATAGTGAGGGATGCGGTGGATATAGAGAGGGAGTTTGTATGCGACGCTCTTCCCTGCGCGTTAGTTGGGATGAACGGTGAGTTGATGAGTCAATACATTGAGTTCGTTGCGGATCGGTTGTTAGGAGCTTTAGGGTATGGCAAAATGTACAATGCGGCTAACCCTTTTGATTGGATGGAACTAATTTCATTGCAAGGGAAAACCAATTTCTTCGAGAAGAGAGTTGGGGAGTATCAGAAGGCAGCGGTCATGTCGAGTTTGAACGGGAATGGCAAGACCCATGAATTCAAAATGGATGAGGATTTTTAG
- the LOC107904822 gene encoding uncharacterized protein, with protein sequence MKMITCDGATYDAAMMAHKKYEPFLNKSIDHYDEMALVVGKDMTTGSFAKTFADINLDDGNQDSVLVNCDNEEAEEVRTNVSSSGTSKRKRKNVQESVVDEQIKLVGEQLSKIANASEQFTVDKTPHLYEEVMLVEEE encoded by the exons atgaaaatgatcacatgtgatggagcgacatatgatgcagcaatgatg gcacacaagaagtatgaaccgtttttgaataaaagcattgatcattatgatgaaatggctttggttgttggcaaagatatgaCAACAGGGAGTTTTGCCAAAACATTTGCTGATATAAATTTGGATGATGGTAACCAAGATTCAGTGCTTGTAAACTGCGACAATGAAGAGGctgaagaggtaagaacaaatgtatcttcatctggtacatccaaacgtaaaagaaaaaatgttcaagaaaGTGTCGTTGATGAGCAAATTAAATTAGTGGGTGAACAACTTAGCAAAATTGCTAATGCTTCGGAACAATTTACTGTGGATAAGACACCACATCTTTACGAAGAAGTGATGTTGGTGGAGGAAGAatga
- the LOC107904824 gene encoding protein transport protein Sec61 subunit gamma, translating to MDAIDSVFDPLREFAKDSVRLVKRCHKPDRKEFTKVALRTAIGFVVMGFVGFFVKLIFIPINNIIVGSG from the exons ATGGACGCAATTGACTCAGTTTTCGATCCACTGAGAGAGTTTGCTAAGGACAGTGTTCGTCTCGTCAAGAGATGCCACAAGCCCGATCGCAAAG AATTTACCAAGGTTGCGTTACGAACAGCGATCGGATTCGTTGTTATGGGGTTCGTAGGATTTTTCGTCAAGCTCATCTTTATCCCTATTAACAACATTATTGTTGGATCCGGTTAG